The following coding sequences are from one Ctenopharyngodon idella isolate HZGC_01 chromosome 17, HZGC01, whole genome shotgun sequence window:
- the LOC127498575 gene encoding insulinoma-associated protein 2: protein MPRGFLVKRSKRASSASYKVRAQEEKEPRKEDLPSQTPNASVPDVLEPIKESWASGISSKNEQTRLLGDPGVVGENVDYAQSYFSHPEQSASSPRNSTDSYSPIKPISTELLDRCLSSPAMAESFPLVTPVTSIERLLMNHSDMKFGTPVPSSVPTYPAFHQCVKRAFMDSERKSKAPKKPKVIRKLNFEDEVTTSPVLGLKIKKESPESKLAPQSGRKKPLGEFICQLCKEEYPDPFSLAQHKCSRIVRVEYRCPECDKVFSCPANLASHRRWHKPRGLSTGDAKKSQLEARNHEKTSVEGKENASKMSGNNQHQLSPDSSQHHRSAPDSNMMHRVSQDPPLDQRYPSSEKCFEMRISSPDSSRLFDHCPDEPDRSTTPYLPSPGPEEVYECHYCSKKFRRQAYLRKHLAAHETIKASSYSHIESGQITFPCHLCGAHFPSAEIRDKHRLWHAVRDDLLLRPDLSPGEQQIFSCKHCPSTFFSSPGLTRHINKTHPTENRQVMLLQMAVRPGC, encoded by the coding sequence ATGCCACGCGGATTTTTAGTGAAAAGGAGTAAACGTGCCTCATCAGCATCCTACAAGGTGCGTGCGCAAGAAGAAAAAGAGCCGCGCAAAGAGGACCTGCCCAGCCAAACTCCAAATGCAAGTGTCCCGGACGTGCTGGAACCTATTAAAGAATCATGGGCAAGTGGTATAAGCTCTAAAAATGAGCAGACGCGTCTTCTGGGGGACCCTGGCGTTGTTGGAGAGAACGTCGATTACGCACAGAGTTACTTTAGCCACCCGGAACAGAGCGCGTCATCTCCGCGCAACAGCACCGACTCCTACAGCCCGATTAAACCCATCAGCACGGAGCTTTTGGACAGGTGTCTGAGCTCCCCAGCCATGGCAGAGTCCTTTCCCTTGGTCACTCCGGTGACTTCAATCGAGCGTCTGCTAATGAACCACTCTGACATGAAGTTTGGCACACCGGTGCCCTCTTCGGTGCCCACCTACCCCGCGTTTCATCAATGCGTAAAACGCGCGTTCATGGACTCAGAGCGCAAGAGCAAAGCACCAAAAAAGCCTAAAGTCATCAGAAAACTCAATTTTGAAGACGAAGTCACCACCTCACCAGTCCTCGGGCTTAAAATCAAAAAAGAAAGTCCTGAATCAAAGCTGGCACCGCAAAGTGGCAGAAAAAAGCCGCTGGGTGAGTTCATCTGCCAGCTTTGTAAGGAAGAATATCCTGATCCGTTTTCTCTGGCCCAGCACAAGTGCTCTAGAATCGTGCGGGTTGAATACCGCTGCCCGGAGTGCGACAAAGTTTTCAGCTGCCCTGCTAACCTCGCGTCTCATCGCAGATGGCACAAACCTCGCGGCCTGAGCACCGGAGACGCGAAGAAGTCTCAGCTGGAGGCGCGTAACCACGAGAAGACCTCAGTGGAAGGGAAGGAGAACGCCAGCAAGATGAGTGGGAACAATCAGCACCAGCTGAGTCCGGACAGCTCCCAGCATCACAGATCAGCACCGGACAGCAACATGATGCACAGGGTATCCCAAGACCCTCCTCTGGACCAAAGGTACCCATCCTCCGAGAAATGCTTTGAGATGCGCATTAGCTCCCCGGACAGCTCCAGGTTGTTCGATCACTGCCCCGACGAGCCTGACAGGTCCACCACCCCCTATTTGCCCTCTCCCGGCCCAGAAGAAGTGTATGAATGCCACTACTGCAGCAAGAAGTTTCGCAGGCAAGCCTACCTGAGGAAACACCTGGCCGCGCACGAGACAATCAAAGCATCCTCGTACAGTCACATCGAGAGCGGACAGATCACGTTCCCGTGTCACCTGTGCGGAGCGCACTTCCCCTCCGCGGAGATCAGGGACAAACACAGACTCTGGCACGCGGTCAGAGATGACTTACTGCTCAGACCCGATCTGAGCCCCGGAGAACAGCAGATATTCTCATGCAAACACTGTCCCTCCACGTTCTTCAGTTCTCCGGGTTTGACCAGACACATCAACAAGACTCATCCCACAGAGAACAGACAGGTGATGCTCTTACAGATGGCCGTCAGGCCGGGATGCTGA